In Haladaptatus cibarius D43, the sequence TCCACGCGGTCAAAGTTCTAGACTGTGCGGGTAGCGGTTCGTTCTCCGACATCGCCGCCGGTGTCGAGTACGTCGCCGACCAAGGCTGGGACGTCGCCAGCCTGAGCCTCGGTGGCTCGTCCAGTTCCTCGGCGCTCCGCGATGCAGTTCAGTACGCCTACGACAACGGCGTCTCGATTATCGCCGCCGCTGGTAACTCCGGTCAGTGTACCGACTGTGTCGGCTACCCTGCCGCCTACCCAGAGACTATCGCAGTCGCGTCCTCGAACAAAAGCGACGGTCAGTCGTCGTTCTCCAGCCAAGGGCCGGAAGTTGACATCATCGCACCCGGTACGGACGTCTACTCGACCGTTCCGAGCGGCTACGCGACGTTCTCCGGAACTTCGATGGCGACGCCGCACGTCGCCGGTGCTGTCGGTCAACTGATGGCGCAGGGCTACTCGGCCCGTGACGCGGAGAGCCAAATCCTGAGCACGGCCAAAGACATCGGCCTGCCAGAGAACGAGCAAGGACAGGGCCTCCTCGACGTGGCCGCCGCGCTCGGCTACGACTCCAGCGACAACTAACCGACGGTCGCTCCCGTTTCACTCGTTTTACGCCGTTTCGGTAGACTGTGGCGTACTGGTGACGATACCACTCCGCTATAACATTCAAAGAAAATAAGTATAATTTAAATCTATTATATCAGGAATTATACCTAACGATATTCTCTGTATCATTGATGGTGAAACAAAGCCACACACGACGAAATGTGCTGAAAGCGACAGGTGCCTCTGTTACCGCACTCGGCGGCAGTGGTGTTGCCGCGGGACGGGAGAACGTTCGAGAAGTGAACGTTGGATTCGACAGTGCGTCCGCACGGCGATTCGCAGTTGAGGCGTCGAACGACGTCGTTCGTGAGTTCGATTCGATTACCGCGCTGACGATTCGCGTTCCCAAACAGGCAATCACCGCGCTCGAAAGTGCACCGGACGTAAACTACGTCGAGGAGAACGGTCAGATGCGTGCCCTCGCGGAAACCCTTCCGTGGGGCGTTGACCGCATCGACGCCGATGTCGCACAGACGAACGGCTACACAGGCGCAGGCGCGGACGTGGCGGTCGTGGACACGGGAATCGACGCCGACCACCCCGACCTGCAAGCAAATCTCGGAAACGGCAAGACGTATCACGGCAGTTCGTGGTCGGACGAGAACGGCCACGGAACCCACGTCGCAGGAACGATTGCGGCGGTCAACAACTACTCCGGCGTCGGAAGCATCGCGCCCGACGCAACCCTCCACGCGGTGAAAGCGCTGAACAGCTACGGAAGCGGGTCGTACTCCGACATCGCGGCGGGTATCGAATGGGCCGCGAATCAGGGACACGACGTTATCAACCTGAGCCTCGGCGGGAGCAAGTCCGCGACCATCGAAAGCGCGGTCGAATACGCCTACAGCCAAGGCTCGCTTCTCGTCGGTGCCGGGGGCGGTTCCGGGCCGTGTAGTGAGAGTTGTGTGGGCTATCCCGCCGCAGAACCGGAAGTTATCGCGGTCGGTGCCACGAACGAGAACGACGGTCGGGCGAGTTTCTCCAGCCAAGGGCCGGAAATCGAACTCGCAGGTTCCGGGACGGACATCTATTCGACCTACTACGACAACACCTACGAGACGCTGTCAGGCACGTCGATGGCGACTGCGCACGTCGCTGGTGCCGCGGCACAGGTTACCGCTGCTGGCTACTCGAACACGGATGCGCGCCAGCGACTCCGCGACACCGCGGAAGACCTCGGCCTGCCGAGCGACGAGCAAGGATACGGTTTGGTCGATGTAGCGGCCGCACTTGGTCTGAACTCGGCGGATAACTAACTTCTGGCTCAAGTCGCCGATTTCCGCCCCGTACTGTTATTTTCAAATTAAAAAATATTAATTAATATATTTCCTAGAGAAAAATTTAATACAAACCCGGCCATTCTTTCACATGCGATGCAAGGTAACAAAGATAGCGTTTCACGACGTAACGTCCTCAAAGCAACTGGTGGAGCCGCGGCGGCGATTTCCGTTACTGGTTTTGCAAACGCGAAGCCGAACGATTTGGTGGAAGTCAACGTCGGTGTTAAAAGCGCGAACGGGCGAGCGATGGCCCGCGACGCAGCAGATGAAGTCGTTCGTGAGTTCGATTTCGATGCTCTGACGATTCGTGTTCCGAAAAAAGCGGCGACGGCTTTGCAGAAGCGCTCCAGCGTACGCTACGTCGAAGCAAACGGCCAGATGCACGCTCTCGCGGACTCAGTCCCGTGGGGCGTTGACCGCGTTGACGCGGAGCAGGCACACGCAGACGGCTATACCGGTTCAGGTGCTCACATCGCTATCCTCGACACGGGTATCGACAGCAACCACTCAGACCTCGACAACGTCAGCTACGGACGTGGATTCGGCTACAGCACGTGGGAGGACGGCAACGGTCACGGTACCCACTGTGCCGGTATCGCGGCGGCCGAAAACGACGGCCAAGGCATCAAAGGTGTCGCACCCGATGCGACCCTCCACGCCGGTAAAGTGCTGAGCGACAGCGGCAGTGGTTCGTTCTCCGACATCGCGGCCGGTGTCGAATGGACTGCGAACCAAGGCTTCGACGTGGCCAGCATGAGCCTCGGTGGCTCCTCCGGTTCCTACGCGCTCCAAGACGCCTGTAACTACGCCAACAACAGCGGCGTCTTCGTCGTCGCGGCGGCGGGCAACTCCGGCCCATGTTCGTACTGTGTCGGCTACCCGGCAGTGTACGACTCGGTCATGGCGGTCAGTTCAACGAACTCCAGCGACGGCCTGTCGTCGTTCTCCAGCCAAGGACCGGAAATCGAAATCGCCGCACCCGGTTCGAACATCAACTCGACGTACCCCGGCGGTGGCTACAACACGCTTTCGGGTACCTCGATGGCGTGCCCACACGTCGCCGGTGCCGCTGGCGTCCTGATGGCAGCGGGCTACTCGAACTCGGGCGCTCGCAGTCAACTCAAGAACACGGCGGAGAACATCGGCCTGTCGAGCAACGAGTCCGGTTCCGGCCTCCTCGATGTGGCGGCCGCAGTCGGTTCGCCAACGTGGGATAACTAAGCCGAACCGCTCGGTTCTCGTTCGCTGTCATCCATTTTTACGCGTCCTTCGAGCGGAGAACTGTCTCTACCGACTGAACGTCCCAGAAGCTTTTCGAATCATCGCGTCCAAGAATGAATCAATGACGCTCGAAAGCGAACTGACGGCGACTCCCGGCGACGGCAACGTCGAGTTCGAACTGACGGTGAAAAATCCCAGCGACGACCCGGTAGACGTTACCTTCCGAAGCGGCCTCAAGGCGGATTTCGCCGTCCTCGAAGACGACCAAGAAATCTGGCGCGCGAGCGATGGACGAATGTTCACGCAGGCGCTTCAGTCGGAGACGTTCGACCCGGATTCGGAACGGACGTATTCGGGTGGGTGGGCAGACCCGGCGCCGGGCTACTACACCGTCGTCGCGACGCTCGAAATCATGGAAGAAGACGTAGAAGCGCGAACCGACTTCTCGATCTGATTGATTCGAAATCGACAGAAAGCCTTACTCCAGCTTTTCGTACAACTGTTCTGCGGCCTGCCGAACGGCCTCGTCACTGCTCTGGGCGGGTTGCCAGCCGAGTGCGGACAGTTTCTCGATGGAGAGGCGCATCTTCGGCACGTCGCCGGTCCAACCCCGGTCGCCGCCGGTGTACTCGTATTCCGGATTCAAATCCATCACGTCGGCCACGATGTCGGCAATCGCGTTGACTGAGGTGGTCGTCTTCGTGCCGAGATTGTAGGTGTGCATAGCACCATCGGACGGCGTCCGATGTGCCGCCGAGTTCCTCTCAGCAACATCGTCCGCATTTTCCACGACGTAGCGAATCGCTTCAGTACACTCCGTAACGTGCATGTATGACTTTTCTTGGAGTCCGTTGCCGAGAATCGTGAGCAAGTCGGGGTTCTCGTCCAGTTTTTCCACGAAGTCCGGAACGACGCCTGCGCCGAATCGCGCGCCGACGATATTTGCAAAGCGGAAGTTCCACACCGTGAAATCGTAGGAGTGCGCGAACGTGGAGAGGAGTGCCTCCTCGGAGAGCTTTGCCGACCCGTAGATGCTGATGGGTTCGAGGGGGGCGTAATCCTCCGGCGTCGGGCGCGGAGCCTCGCCGTAGACGGTCGAAGAAGAGGTGAAGACGAAGTTCGTCACGCCGACCTCGTCCATCCGTTCGAGAATGTTGTAGGTCATTTCGCCGTTTTCCTCGAACTGCGGGCGCGGGTCGTCCGTGTTGACGTACTTGTCCGCGGCGGCGAAGTGGAAGACGGCGTCCAACTCGCTCGTGATGACATCGCTAACTCGGGCTTCGTCCGTCAAATCCGCCTGCACGAACTCGGCATCGTCCGGGATGGAGGAGCGAATCCCGTTGGAGAGGTCGTCTGCGACCACCACTTCGTTGTCTTCGACGAGGTCTTCGACCATCTGCGAGCCGACGAGTCCCGCACCGCCGGTTACGAGCACTCGCTTACCGGAGAGTTGCATGCACCAATCTGTGCTGGTTATCCGCAAGTGTGTTCCGGTCTTCGAAGCGTCCGCAAAAAACAGTGTGTAACCAGTTGTTCGTCGTTAGCAACCGCCGTCGTCACCGCCGCCGCCACCGCTGATGGGTTCGTCAGCTGCTGGACACGGAACGTCCATCATCGGAGAGACGGAGTTCGAGTACGTAATCGGGGACGAGACGGAAGTTGCGTCTACGTCGTTCGTAATCGGTGCGTCCATCGCGGTTGCGCCCCCCGTGAAGATGAGCGTGACCGCCACGAAAACAGCAAACAGTTGTGTTGACTTCATTTGTAATTTCCGACTGGTTCAGCATAACTTCACCAGCTAAAACAATATCAATTTTGTATTTTAATATATGTTAGCAAATAATGCTAGGCTTGCCGGAAAGCAACTGAAATCGAATTTCGAAACCACCTAACCGCTCCGCGCGTCATCAGCGAGTATGCAAACCGAAACCGAGGTTACCGTCGTCCGTCTCGGCCACCGACCCGGACGCGACGAGCGAATGACGACACACGTCGGACTCACCGCCCGAGCGTTGGGTGCAGGCCGCGTCGTCCTCCCGGACAACGCCGGAAAATCGCGCGACACCATCGTGGACATCACGGAGCGATTCGGCGGCCCCTTCGAGGTCGAGTGCTCGGAGAGCCAGAAGGCGCTCATCCGAAACTGGGAGGGAAAAGTCGTCCACCTGACGATGTACGGCGAGCGCGTGCAGGACGTGGAGGAAGACGTTCGGGAAACGTGGAGCGACGAACCGCTGCTCGTCGTCGTCGGTGCCGAAAAGGTTTCTTTCGACGTGTACGAGGCCGCGGACTGGAACGTCGGCGTGACGAATCAGCCACACTCCGAGGTCGCCGGATTGGCCGTCTTTCTGGATAGGTTGTTCGAGGGCCGAGAACTCGACCGGGAGTGGGAGGACGCAGACCAGCGCGTGATTCCCAAAGCAACCGGGAAACGGGTTGAATCAGTTGACGAGGAGTAGAAGGGATATTTTCTGGATTGGCTCATGTAGACGCTGTTTGGAGTTCTTTTTTCTGCGGTTAGCAAATCACGACAACACACGACCGCCGCCGCATTAGCCCACACACCTCCCCAACCGATTGCGTTCCTCGCTTCGCACCGGTACTCATTCCTCGTGTGATAATTCGCAACTCCTCGGACGACGAGACCTCGGGTTTGCCAACGCACGCACCACTGAATTTACGTCGGTTTTAGCAAGCCCAAACGCTCCACGATGGCGCGCGCTGGCGCAGGGTGGAGGCGTTCACCGCCGAAGCCCTGTGCTGACAGCGTGCGAGGGATGAGTGAACGAGTGCCAGCGAGTGAGGGAGTCGGTTGGGGAGGGTGTGGCCCGCGGTGGCAGTTCATTTGAGTCGTGATCACCTATCGCCATATCCGAAAATACGTCGTAACAAACGAATCTACAAAACTCATGATTTCATTCGCGGCAAACCCGACCAAGTGACGGCAGTTATTTTTCCCCTGCCGCAAGACCACCAACCATGCGAGACGCCTATCTCGTCGGCGCGGCCCAGACGGATTTCGGATCGTTCCCCGACGAAAGCTATCGGTCGCTGTTCCGAACCGCCTTTGAGGCGGCCGCAGACAGCGTTCCGGCGGGCATCGACCCGGATGACGTGGACGAAGCGTTCGTCGGCACGCTCGGTGTCGGCGGGCGACAACTCGGCCTCTCCGGGCCTGCCGTAACCGAACACGTCGGACTCGACGGAATCCCCTGCACCCGCGTCGAAAACGCCTGCGCCGCGAGCGGATTCGCGGGACGGCACGCCGTGCAAGCCGTGAAAAGCGGCATGGCAGACGTGGCCCTCGCGGGCGGGGTCGAAATCATGACCGACACGTCGAGCGACGCGACGAAATACTGGCTCGGCGTCTCCGGAGAAACCGAGTGGGAACGACTCTCCGGAACGACGTTTTCGGGCGTCTACGCCCAGATGGCCGACGCGCACATGGAAGAGTACGGAACCACCAGCGAACACCTCTCGCGGGTGGCGGTGAAAAACCACTCGAACGGTGCAAAAAACCCGCACGCACACCTCGGCTTCGAGTGTTCGCTTGAAGATGCGGAAAACGCGCCTGTCGTCGCCGACCCCCTCACGCTCTATCACTGCTGTCCGACCACTGACGGGGCGGCCTGCGCCCTCGTCGTCAGCGAAGACGTAGTTGACGAGTACACCGACGACCCGATTCGAATCGCGGGTGTCGGCGCGGCGAGCGACCAAGTCGGACTGTTCCAGCGCGAATCGTACACCTCGGTTCCGGCCTCGAAAGAGGCGGGAGAACAGGCCTACGAAATGGCCGGAGTGACCCCAAAAGACATCGACTTCGCGGAGGTGCACGACTGCTTCGCAATCGCGGAACTGCTGGCCTACGAAGACCTCGGCTTCTGTGAACCGGGAGAAGCGGGCAAATTCGTGGAATCCGGCGCAACAGAACTCGGCGGTGAGCGCCCCGTCAACACCTCTGGCGGCCTGAAATCGAAGGGCCATCCAATCGGCGCGACCGGCGCGGGGCAGTTGGTCGAAGCCTTCAAGCAACTCTCGGGCAAGGCGGGAGAACGACAGGTCGAAGGCGCGACCTGCGGCCTGACCCACAACGTCGGCGGCAGTGGCGGTGCGGCGGTCGTCCACGTCCTTGAGCGCGAAAACGAACTGGAGGTGGATGCACAATGAATTCGAAAGAAAGCGTAATTCCGAACATCGCCGCAGTCGGAGCCTACGCACCCCGATTCCGAATTTCGGCGGACGAGTTCCGCGAGGCGTGGGGGCAGTTCCACGCCGCGGGAGTCAACGAAAAGGCGGTTCCGGAAGCCGACGAGGACGCCCTGACGATGGCCTACGAGGCCGGAAGACGGGCGCTTTCCGCCGCCGGAAACCCCGACGTTTCCTTCCTCGCATTTGCTTCGACCACGCCACCGATGGCGGAAGAAGACCTGACCGCCAGACTCGGCGGGATGCTCGACGTGTCGGAGACGGCGACTCGGCACATCTTCACGGGAAGTACTCGGGCGGGAACCAGAGCACTCGTGGCCGGACTGTCCGCCGGGCCCTGGGAGGACGGCGTCGGCTTGGTTATCACCGCGGATTGTCCGCGCGGAAAACCCGATTCCGCAGAAGAACACGGCGCGGGTGCGGGTTCGGCGGCGTTCGTCCTCGATGAGAACGGTGCCGCCAGCGTCGTCCAGCAGGCAGAATACGGAAGCGAGTTCCCCGGAACTCGCTTCCGAGGAACCGGCGAGGAAGCGGTCGAAGGCCTCGGCGTGACCGGCTACGACCGGCGAGCGTTTTCCGAAACGCTCGCCGGGGCGGTCGGACAGTTGGACTTCGATGCTGAAAACGTAGACGTTGCCGGTGTGCAAGCCCCGAACGGAAAGCTTCCGTACCGCGCGGCGGGCGCGCTCGGCGTCGGAGTCGAAGAAATTCAGGCGGGCGCGCTCGTCCACGAACTCGGCGATACCGGCGCGGCGAGCGTCCCGCTGAGTTTGGCGAAAGCCCTCTCGGAGGGCCACGAACGAATTCTGTTGGCGTCGTTCGGAAGCGGCGCGGGCGCGGACGCCCTACTCGTGGACGCAGGCGACGTTCCGGTTTCAATAGCGCTCGACGGCGACGACCCCGTTTCCTATGCGGAATACCTCCGCAAGCGCGGCGAACTCACCTCCGGCCCGCCGAGCGGCGGGGGTGCCTACGTCAGCGTTCCGTCGTGGCGGCGCACGCTCGACCAGCGACACCGACTGCTGGCCGGAAAATGCCCCGACTGCGGCGCGCTTTCCTTCCCACCGGAAGGTGCCTGTAGCGGCTGTAAATCGCTGGTCGAATACGACGAGGTGCAGTTGACAGGCACGGGAACCATAGAAGCCGTGACGACGATTTCTCAAGGTGGTGCCCCACCAGAGTTCGCGGAACAGCAGGCCAAGTCGGGCGACTTCGACGTGGCAATCGTCGCGCTCGACGGGCCAGCGGGAGAGACTGCGAGCGCCCCTGCGCAGGTGACCGGCGCGGACACTGGAATCCTCGAAATCGGCGATTCGGTAGAGACGACGATGCGCAGAATCTACACGCAAGAAGGCGTAACGAGGTATGGGTTTAAAATTCGACCAACGGTCGAACTGTAAATCAAGCCGGGAGTCTTTCCGGAGGTGGTTCAAAACCCGGCCATTGACTGGATTTTGA encodes:
- a CDS encoding S8 family peptidase, with the translated sequence MVKQSHTRRNVLKATGASVTALGGSGVAAGRENVREVNVGFDSASARRFAVEASNDVVREFDSITALTIRVPKQAITALESAPDVNYVEENGQMRALAETLPWGVDRIDADVAQTNGYTGAGADVAVVDTGIDADHPDLQANLGNGKTYHGSSWSDENGHGTHVAGTIAAVNNYSGVGSIAPDATLHAVKALNSYGSGSYSDIAAGIEWAANQGHDVINLSLGGSKSATIESAVEYAYSQGSLLVGAGGGSGPCSESCVGYPAAEPEVIAVGATNENDGRASFSSQGPEIELAGSGTDIYSTYYDNTYETLSGTSMATAHVAGAAAQVTAAGYSNTDARQRLRDTAEDLGLPSDEQGYGLVDVAAALGLNSADN
- a CDS encoding S8 family peptidase, with product MQGNKDSVSRRNVLKATGGAAAAISVTGFANAKPNDLVEVNVGVKSANGRAMARDAADEVVREFDFDALTIRVPKKAATALQKRSSVRYVEANGQMHALADSVPWGVDRVDAEQAHADGYTGSGAHIAILDTGIDSNHSDLDNVSYGRGFGYSTWEDGNGHGTHCAGIAAAENDGQGIKGVAPDATLHAGKVLSDSGSGSFSDIAAGVEWTANQGFDVASMSLGGSSGSYALQDACNYANNSGVFVVAAAGNSGPCSYCVGYPAVYDSVMAVSSTNSSDGLSSFSSQGPEIEIAAPGSNINSTYPGGGYNTLSGTSMACPHVAGAAGVLMAAGYSNSGARSQLKNTAENIGLSSNESGSGLLDVAAAVGSPTWDN
- a CDS encoding BsuPI-related putative proteinase inhibitor translates to MTLESELTATPGDGNVEFELTVKNPSDDPVDVTFRSGLKADFAVLEDDQEIWRASDGRMFTQALQSETFDPDSERTYSGGWADPAPGYYTVVATLEIMEEDVEARTDFSI
- a CDS encoding NAD-dependent epimerase/dehydratase family protein, which produces MQLSGKRVLVTGGAGLVGSQMVEDLVEDNEVVVADDLSNGIRSSIPDDAEFVQADLTDEARVSDVITSELDAVFHFAAADKYVNTDDPRPQFEENGEMTYNILERMDEVGVTNFVFTSSSTVYGEAPRPTPEDYAPLEPISIYGSAKLSEEALLSTFAHSYDFTVWNFRFANIVGARFGAGVVPDFVEKLDENPDLLTILGNGLQEKSYMHVTECTEAIRYVVENADDVAERNSAAHRTPSDGAMHTYNLGTKTTTSVNAIADIVADVMDLNPEYEYTGGDRGWTGDVPKMRLSIEKLSALGWQPAQSSDEAVRQAAEQLYEKLE
- a CDS encoding tRNA (cytidine(56)-2'-O)-methyltransferase, producing MQTETEVTVVRLGHRPGRDERMTTHVGLTARALGAGRVVLPDNAGKSRDTIVDITERFGGPFEVECSESQKALIRNWEGKVVHLTMYGERVQDVEEDVRETWSDEPLLVVVGAEKVSFDVYEAADWNVGVTNQPHSEVAGLAVFLDRLFEGRELDREWEDADQRVIPKATGKRVESVDEE
- a CDS encoding thiolase domain-containing protein, which codes for MRDAYLVGAAQTDFGSFPDESYRSLFRTAFEAAADSVPAGIDPDDVDEAFVGTLGVGGRQLGLSGPAVTEHVGLDGIPCTRVENACAASGFAGRHAVQAVKSGMADVALAGGVEIMTDTSSDATKYWLGVSGETEWERLSGTTFSGVYAQMADAHMEEYGTTSEHLSRVAVKNHSNGAKNPHAHLGFECSLEDAENAPVVADPLTLYHCCPTTDGAACALVVSEDVVDEYTDDPIRIAGVGAASDQVGLFQRESYTSVPASKEAGEQAYEMAGVTPKDIDFAEVHDCFAIAELLAYEDLGFCEPGEAGKFVESGATELGGERPVNTSGGLKSKGHPIGATGAGQLVEAFKQLSGKAGERQVEGATCGLTHNVGGSGGAAVVHVLERENELEVDAQ
- a CDS encoding zinc ribbon domain-containing protein, with protein sequence MNSKESVIPNIAAVGAYAPRFRISADEFREAWGQFHAAGVNEKAVPEADEDALTMAYEAGRRALSAAGNPDVSFLAFASTTPPMAEEDLTARLGGMLDVSETATRHIFTGSTRAGTRALVAGLSAGPWEDGVGLVITADCPRGKPDSAEEHGAGAGSAAFVLDENGAASVVQQAEYGSEFPGTRFRGTGEEAVEGLGVTGYDRRAFSETLAGAVGQLDFDAENVDVAGVQAPNGKLPYRAAGALGVGVEEIQAGALVHELGDTGAASVPLSLAKALSEGHERILLASFGSGAGADALLVDAGDVPVSIALDGDDPVSYAEYLRKRGELTSGPPSGGGAYVSVPSWRRTLDQRHRLLAGKCPDCGALSFPPEGACSGCKSLVEYDEVQLTGTGTIEAVTTISQGGAPPEFAEQQAKSGDFDVAIVALDGPAGETASAPAQVTGADTGILEIGDSVETTMRRIYTQEGVTRYGFKIRPTVEL